A window from Verrucomicrobiia bacterium encodes these proteins:
- a CDS encoding beta-galactosidase — MKQCRRFESDPEKTLAWLLDEAGFRRVRLMSYWNEHEKEKGVYDFTTLDKQLDLVEKAGGVVTMCLGVRQPRWPEFHWPDWAWEAPKPERDEALLKYVEVVVERYKDRKSIVSWQLENEALLTGFGERIEIDRARLRKEYALVKKLDTSPRPVIMSTSAAWGIPIIGPIPNMSAFSYYLIRWKDTKYTTTYHAAFIHRIRAFLIRLLWRIPSFIHELQMEPWGPKDIWEMTPEQQDQSMGPAQIHKNFGAGRKTNLYPLDLWGGEWWYWRLTTLKDPTTWDAVRQELANDL; from the coding sequence GTGAAACAGTGCAGACGCTTCGAGAGCGACCCGGAAAAGACCCTGGCCTGGCTACTAGACGAAGCCGGCTTTCGGCGCGTACGTCTGATGAGCTACTGGAACGAGCACGAGAAAGAAAAAGGGGTCTACGATTTTACCACCCTGGACAAGCAGCTAGACCTCGTTGAAAAAGCCGGGGGTGTCGTAACGATGTGCCTCGGAGTTCGTCAACCACGCTGGCCAGAATTTCACTGGCCAGACTGGGCCTGGGAGGCGCCAAAGCCAGAACGCGACGAGGCGCTCCTAAAATATGTAGAAGTAGTAGTGGAACGTTATAAAGACAGAAAAAGCATTGTCAGCTGGCAGCTAGAAAACGAAGCACTGCTGACCGGCTTTGGCGAGCGCATAGAGATTGACAGAGCACGTCTGCGCAAAGAATATGCGCTTGTTAAAAAACTAGACACGTCGCCGCGCCCGGTCATTATGAGCACCAGCGCCGCCTGGGGTATTCCTATTATCGGACCCATCCCTAACATGTCAGCTTTTTCCTACTACCTGATCCGCTGGAAGGACACCAAGTACACCACCACCTATCATGCCGCCTTTATCCATCGCATCCGTGCCTTTTTGATTCGTCTGTTGTGGCGCATTCCCAGTTTTATTCACGAATTACAAATGGAGCCCTGGGGACCAAAAGACATCTGGGAAATGACACCAGAACAGCAAGACCAATCTATGGGACCTGCCCAAATACACAAAAACTTTGGTGCCGGCCGCAAAACCAACCTCTACCCACTGGATCTATGGGGCGGGGAATGGTGGTACTGGCGCCTGACTACCCTGAAAGATCCCACTACCTGGGACGCTGTCAGGCAGGAACTCGCCAACGATCTGTAA
- a CDS encoding glycosyltransferase family 2 protein, whose amino-acid sequence MAQEFSLSIIIPVYNEEHHIQRCLEALAAQTVLPDEVILVDNNSTDKTRDMTKQFPFVRVLHEKTQGVVFARDTGFDAAKSDIIGRIDGDTILPPHWVQTVKKLMQDQHYAAVNGPVFYYDMPFSPRNYWIDHQVRKYLYRGAPHAPFLFGSNSALRKSAWKKVRKEVCHVRAMHEDLDLAIHLTRADLPIRYDKRLLAGTSSRRYDDHLPQWAHYMNMYRNSYRHHQIKSISPTIAVGLYWFGYFVLWPLRRSYDQGADRRSLRQLRRGGQRARKNPMAE is encoded by the coding sequence GTGGCTCAAGAATTTAGCTTAAGCATAATTATACCCGTATACAATGAAGAACACCACATCCAGAGGTGTCTCGAGGCTCTAGCTGCTCAAACTGTTTTACCAGATGAAGTGATCCTGGTAGATAACAACTCTACTGACAAAACACGCGACATGACCAAACAGTTTCCCTTTGTCCGTGTGCTCCACGAAAAAACCCAGGGCGTGGTATTTGCCCGAGACACCGGATTTGACGCCGCAAAGAGCGACATCATCGGACGTATCGACGGTGACACCATCTTGCCCCCCCATTGGGTGCAGACCGTAAAGAAACTAATGCAAGACCAACACTATGCAGCAGTTAACGGCCCGGTCTTCTACTACGACATGCCATTTAGCCCCCGTAATTACTGGATAGACCACCAAGTACGAAAATACTTATACCGTGGTGCTCCCCATGCTCCCTTTTTATTCGGTTCTAATTCTGCCTTGCGCAAATCAGCCTGGAAAAAGGTCCGAAAAGAGGTCTGTCACGTACGCGCCATGCATGAAGATTTGGATCTTGCCATTCATCTCACGCGGGCGGACCTGCCTATCCGGTACGACAAGCGCTTACTGGCCGGTACTTCCTCCCGGCGCTACGATGACCACTTACCCCAGTGGGCCCATTATATGAATATGTACCGTAATAGCTATCGCCACCATCAGATCAAAAGTATCTCGCCAACCATCGCCGTTGGCCTGTATTGGTTTGGTTATTTTGTGCTGTGGCCACTCAGGCGATCGTATGATCAGGGGGCGGACAGACGCAGTCTGCGTCAGCTGCGCAGAGGTGGCCAGCGAGCTCGCAAAAACCCTATGGCTGAATAA
- a CDS encoding serine hydrolase, translating into MPDERKGKKVYKKLILGVVVALLIAGLSFFAGSQWAQDRIVHKPDAYPLLAKRLFIEDPSDTIINFEPLRSKLRDELSYYSNNASLYFEYLPTGTSIRVGDSKQLVGASLLKLPYVMDLYHLAELKRLNLDDKITLKSEWLDDQYGELHKKGAGHSLTIRELTRIAIQDSDNTAINGVKSLVADAKLDPKDSSFNALDVDFGTKQDKTVELSSRAYSSFLKCLYFACYLSKGDSQEVLSYLSHTTVGDDRLPKYIPKSTTVAHKIGVLGEKIQGDCGIVYVEHRNYVLCVLLEEGQTKGSEVIAELSKHVYDYVTQAQ; encoded by the coding sequence ATGCCCGACGAACGTAAGGGTAAAAAAGTTTATAAAAAACTGATTCTGGGTGTCGTTGTCGCACTACTTATCGCTGGCTTGTCATTCTTTGCTGGCAGTCAGTGGGCTCAGGACCGCATAGTTCACAAACCCGACGCCTACCCACTGCTTGCCAAGCGACTTTTTATCGAAGACCCCAGTGACACTATCATTAATTTTGAGCCATTGCGTAGCAAGCTGAGGGACGAGCTAAGCTACTACTCGAATAACGCCTCACTTTATTTTGAATACCTGCCAACCGGCACATCTATCAGGGTAGGAGACAGCAAGCAATTGGTGGGTGCCTCTCTGCTAAAATTGCCGTACGTGATGGATCTGTACCATCTAGCCGAACTGAAGAGACTGAACCTAGACGACAAAATAACGCTGAAATCAGAGTGGCTCGACGATCAGTACGGAGAACTCCACAAAAAGGGGGCTGGCCACAGCCTAACCATCAGAGAACTCACTCGCATCGCTATTCAGGATTCCGACAATACCGCTATTAACGGTGTGAAATCACTGGTGGCCGACGCCAAACTGGACCCCAAAGACAGCTCCTTTAACGCTCTCGACGTAGACTTTGGTACCAAACAAGACAAGACCGTAGAGCTATCTTCTAGAGCCTATTCCTCGTTCTTGAAGTGCCTGTACTTTGCCTGCTATCTGTCCAAGGGTGACTCCCAGGAGGTCCTAAGCTATTTGTCTCACACCACTGTAGGCGACGACCGTCTGCCAAAATACATCCCCAAGTCAACGACAGTTGCTCACAAAATCGGCGTACTGGGCGAAAAAATCCAGGGTGACTGCGGGATTGTCTATGTAGAGCACCGCAACTACGTGCTGTGCGTACTATTGGAAGAAGGGCAGACCAAAGGCAGCGAAGTTATTGCCGAACTATCCAAACACGTATACGACTACGTGACCCAAGCGCAGTAG
- a CDS encoding thermonuclease family protein produces the protein MRVGKRTQRRLFKLLIALVILGLGYVANSRQIQVQPPPQIASTVSPGYYRVVSFSDGDTIVVDMDGTSEHIRMIGVDTPETKDPRKPVQCFGQAASDFTKQLIGIQPVRLESDPLSTNRDRYNRLLRYVYLPDGRLVEAEIIRQGYGFAYTSFPFTKADEFTTYQREAREQNRGLWTSCPQT, from the coding sequence ATGCGGGTGGGGAAACGGACGCAGAGACGACTGTTCAAGCTCCTGATAGCTCTGGTCATTTTGGGGCTAGGGTATGTTGCCAATAGCCGTCAGATCCAAGTCCAGCCACCACCTCAAATTGCCAGCACAGTGAGCCCCGGATACTACCGAGTTGTCAGTTTTTCAGACGGAGATACTATCGTGGTTGACATGGACGGCACGTCTGAACACATCCGCATGATCGGCGTGGACACCCCCGAGACCAAAGACCCGCGCAAGCCGGTGCAATGTTTTGGTCAGGCGGCCAGCGACTTTACCAAGCAGCTTATTGGCATACAGCCCGTTCGGCTAGAGTCTGACCCGCTGAGCACTAACCGAGACCGGTATAATCGCTTACTGCGCTATGTGTATTTGCCAGATGGGCGATTGGTGGAAGCTGAGATCATTCGACAAGGCTATGGATTTGCCTATACCAGCTTTCCTTTTACTAAAGCAGACGAATTTACCACTTACCAACGTGAGGCCCGCGAGCAAAATCGTGGGCTCTGGACTAGCTGTCCGCAAACATAA
- the smpB gene encoding SsrA-binding protein SmpB yields the protein MVKKKSPQTKRISNRRARFDYDLGDGLIVGIALTGAETKSLRRGHGHIRGSYVTIKNDELWLTNATITGDSSIPISEEQQTRSRKLLAKRKEIAELIAAKQQGQTIVPLEILTGSRYIKVRISSGRGKKHYDKRQVLKHRDQAREMQRAISQR from the coding sequence ATGGTGAAAAAGAAATCGCCCCAAACCAAACGAATAAGCAATCGACGCGCGCGCTTTGACTACGATCTAGGCGATGGGTTAATCGTGGGCATCGCTTTGACCGGAGCAGAGACGAAGTCATTGCGCCGAGGACATGGCCATATTCGCGGTTCTTACGTAACTATCAAAAATGATGAACTGTGGCTCACCAACGCCACTATTACCGGAGATTCTAGCATACCTATATCTGAAGAGCAGCAAACCCGTAGCCGCAAACTGCTGGCAAAGCGTAAAGAAATTGCCGAATTGATAGCCGCCAAGCAGCAAGGTCAGACCATTGTTCCACTCGAGATATTAACCGGCAGTCGTTATATAAAAGTTCGTATCTCTTCAGGCCGTGGTAAAAAGCACTATGACAAACGACAGGTCCTGAAGCACAGAGACCAAGCCCGCGAGATGCAGCGAGCAATCAGTCAACGATAG
- a CDS encoding BrnA antitoxin family protein produces the protein MKTMKQIPEFKNEQEEAEFWRTHNSTEYVDWSDAKKTVFPNLKPTTESISLRLPSPLLARLKELANDQDVPYQSLMKVYLNDRVKHELKSKK, from the coding sequence ATGAAGACTATGAAACAAATTCCTGAGTTCAAGAACGAGCAAGAAGAAGCCGAGTTCTGGCGCACCCACAACTCTACAGAATACGTAGATTGGTCAGATGCCAAGAAAACGGTATTCCCCAACCTCAAGCCAACTACCGAATCGATATCTCTGCGGCTACCGTCACCACTGCTGGCTCGCCTTAAAGAGTTGGCAAATGATCAAGATGTACCTTATCAGTCGCTTATGAAGGTATACCTAAACGATCGCGTAAAGCACGAGCTTAAGTCCAAGAAATAA
- a CDS encoding potassium channel family protein has protein sequence MSESKAPTQVRPIAQQPSKGVSYWSVTIAASGFIALGALFYHLVEKLTWLDSFYFTTMTLATVGYGDIAPKTSVGKVFTMFYVLIGISIFVILARIVMRGILRRGGSSQSQQ, from the coding sequence ATGTCAGAATCAAAAGCACCCACCCAAGTCCGACCAATAGCCCAGCAACCATCCAAGGGGGTGAGTTATTGGAGTGTTACTATCGCAGCCTCTGGATTTATAGCACTTGGCGCACTGTTTTATCACCTTGTCGAGAAGCTGACATGGCTCGATTCTTTTTATTTCACTACCATGACCCTGGCTACAGTGGGCTATGGCGATATAGCCCCCAAGACGAGCGTGGGCAAAGTCTTTACTATGTTTTATGTCCTGATTGGCATATCTATCTTTGTCATCTTGGCCCGCATAGTCATGAGAGGCATACTGCGCCGCGGCGGTAGCAGCCAAAGCCAACAATAA
- a CDS encoding BrnT family toxin has product MDILPEPLSFQWDKGNIPKNLQKHNVTYQEAEEIFVNDPFILARDKDHSKSERRYWVLGQTKSNRKLFAAFTIRGTKIRVISVRDMTQAEEDVYEDYETNS; this is encoded by the coding sequence ATGGATATCTTGCCCGAGCCGCTGTCCTTCCAATGGGATAAAGGCAATATCCCTAAGAACCTCCAAAAGCATAACGTGACTTATCAAGAAGCTGAGGAAATATTTGTCAACGATCCGTTTATCTTAGCCAGAGACAAAGATCATTCTAAGAGCGAGCGTCGTTATTGGGTATTAGGTCAGACTAAATCAAATCGAAAGCTCTTTGCAGCTTTTACGATTAGGGGCACTAAAATAAGAGTGATATCCGTTAGGGATATGACACAAGCAGAGGAGGATGTATATGAAGACTATGAAACAAATTCCTGA
- a CDS encoding PIG-L family deacetylase: protein MKKLFSDIGNRFYIGLILSMFLVSLIASSGSSVRAVDCPNGSVMSVVAHEDDDLLFQNPDLWHDIQNGKCVRTVFVTAGDAGWDANYWLGREAGAKAAYASMAGVANLWQEIDAGVPGHPIPVFTMTNHPTVSLTFLRLPDGNGEGGGFAATNNTSLQKLWLGSISELWAVNGTSGYTKPQLIATLLALMNGYQPDELYTQDFNGVFGDGDHSDHHTASYFARAAHQQFANTHGVTAYQGYGISSKPENVSGPDWTAKKNAFYAYGAHDFVCTSDEACGTGTYAQWLLRQYTTRSENGGSGAFTNIAPSSVLTTSSESPWSDQLAGKAVDGFATGYPTDHTKEWATWGGKAGSWLKLVWPQARTINKIVLHDRPNSTDQITSADIRFNVGGTIATMDVGALNNDGTGVTLNFPNITATSVKLVIKTVSGTTQNIGLSEIEVFAAP from the coding sequence GTGAAGAAATTATTCAGTGATATTGGCAATAGATTTTATATTGGGTTGATTCTAAGTATGTTTTTAGTGAGCTTGATAGCATCTAGCGGCAGTTCTGTGCGTGCAGTGGATTGTCCGAATGGTTCTGTCATGAGTGTTGTGGCGCATGAAGATGACGATTTGCTATTCCAGAATCCCGATCTATGGCACGATATCCAAAATGGCAAATGTGTAAGAACGGTATTTGTCACTGCCGGTGATGCTGGCTGGGACGCTAACTATTGGCTGGGACGCGAGGCGGGTGCCAAGGCGGCTTATGCCTCTATGGCTGGCGTAGCGAACTTATGGCAAGAGATTGACGCAGGTGTACCTGGTCATCCGATACCGGTATTTACAATGACGAATCACCCGACCGTATCTTTAACATTCCTGCGGTTGCCAGATGGTAACGGTGAGGGCGGCGGCTTTGCTGCCACCAATAACACCAGTTTGCAGAAGCTGTGGCTCGGCTCGATATCTGAGCTATGGGCTGTTAATGGAACTTCTGGCTACACTAAGCCACAGCTTATAGCTACCCTGTTGGCGTTGATGAATGGCTACCAGCCTGATGAGCTATACACCCAGGACTTTAACGGCGTATTTGGTGACGGTGATCACAGTGACCATCATACTGCTTCATACTTTGCCAGAGCAGCTCATCAGCAGTTCGCAAACACGCATGGGGTAACTGCTTACCAGGGGTATGGCATATCTTCCAAGCCAGAAAATGTATCGGGACCGGATTGGACAGCTAAAAAGAATGCTTTTTATGCTTACGGGGCACACGATTTTGTTTGCACAAGTGATGAAGCCTGTGGCACTGGAACCTATGCTCAATGGCTACTCAGGCAATACACCACCCGGTCAGAGAACGGTGGGTCGGGGGCGTTTACGAACATTGCACCTTCGTCAGTCTTAACTACTTCGTCAGAATCTCCCTGGTCCGATCAACTTGCAGGAAAGGCTGTCGATGGATTTGCTACGGGGTACCCAACTGACCACACAAAAGAATGGGCTACTTGGGGTGGCAAAGCTGGTAGCTGGCTAAAACTGGTTTGGCCACAAGCACGAACCATAAACAAGATAGTCCTTCATGATCGGCCTAATAGTACCGACCAGATAACCAGTGCTGACATTAGGTTTAATGTAGGGGGTACTATCGCTACTATGGATGTGGGCGCACTAAACAATGACGGCACAGGCGTTACGCTAAATTTCCCCAACATAACGGCAACAAGTGTTAAGCTCGTTATCAAAACGGTTAGTGGTACCACACAGAATATAGGTCTCTCGGAAATAGAAGTTTTCGCCGCTCCATAA